One window of the Candidatus Palauibacter polyketidifaciens genome contains the following:
- the gyrB gene encoding DNA topoisomerase (ATP-hydrolyzing) subunit B, giving the protein MAKSTAGGKPVEDKDGNSDYTARQIHVLKGLEAVRKRPGMYIGSTSGRGLHHLVYEVVDNSIDEAMAGHCSGIEVTIGKDQSIRVVDDGRGIPVDLHPTEKVPGVELALTTLHAGGKFDKSSYKVSGGLHGVGVSVVNALSEWLQVEVRRDGHEWTQRYERGVSQGKLAKGRKTKDTGTTVTFRPDPEVFKGLGDTLEYSFDTLASRLRELAYLNRGVRISIVDQRKEDLRRDFHFEGGIAQFVEYLLGNKTPLHADVISVSGAQDDTEFELAMQYTDAYSENTFTFVNNINTHEGGTHLSGFKGALTRTINNYAQRNNILKKADPTLSGDDVREGLVAVLSVKVMEPQFEGQTKTKLGNSEVRGIVESLVNDRLGTWLEENPAPSRKIIEKAVQASRAREAARKARDLTRKKSALETGILPGKLADCSITDPEIAELYLVEGDSAGGSAKMGRDRNYQAILPLRGKILNVEKARIDKILSNEEIRAMITAIGTGIEGEFDLSQARYRKVVIMTDADVDGAHIRTLLLTFFFRKMKQLIEAGYIYIAQPPLYRVWKGKTEFYCYNEAERVAAQARLDNGKGNTSLQRYKGLGEMNADQLWQTTMNPEKRTLLQVRIDEAAEADRLFDTLMGENVEPRRDFIEQNARYVRNLDV; this is encoded by the coding sequence ATGGCGAAGTCGACGGCGGGCGGGAAGCCCGTGGAAGATAAGGACGGTAACTCGGACTATACCGCGCGGCAGATCCATGTCCTCAAGGGGCTGGAGGCCGTGCGGAAGCGTCCGGGGATGTACATCGGGTCCACCTCGGGGCGGGGGTTGCACCACCTCGTCTACGAAGTCGTCGACAACTCGATCGACGAGGCGATGGCGGGACATTGTTCCGGGATCGAGGTCACGATCGGGAAGGACCAGTCGATTCGGGTCGTCGACGACGGGCGCGGCATCCCCGTGGACCTTCACCCGACCGAGAAGGTGCCGGGGGTCGAACTCGCCCTCACGACGCTCCACGCGGGCGGAAAGTTCGACAAGTCGAGCTACAAGGTGTCCGGCGGGCTGCACGGCGTGGGCGTTTCCGTCGTGAACGCGCTCTCCGAGTGGCTGCAGGTCGAGGTCCGCCGCGACGGCCACGAGTGGACGCAGCGCTACGAGCGCGGGGTCAGCCAGGGGAAGCTCGCGAAGGGGCGGAAGACGAAGGACACCGGAACCACCGTCACCTTCCGGCCCGACCCCGAGGTCTTCAAGGGGCTCGGGGACACGCTCGAATACAGCTTCGACACGCTCGCCAGCCGGCTCCGGGAACTCGCCTACCTGAACCGGGGCGTACGGATCTCGATCGTCGATCAGCGGAAGGAGGATCTGCGCCGCGACTTCCACTTCGAGGGAGGGATCGCGCAGTTCGTCGAGTATCTGCTGGGGAACAAGACGCCGCTTCACGCGGACGTGATCTCTGTGTCGGGCGCGCAGGACGACACCGAGTTCGAACTCGCGATGCAGTACACGGACGCCTACAGCGAGAACACGTTCACCTTCGTGAACAACATCAACACGCACGAAGGCGGGACGCACCTGTCGGGCTTCAAGGGCGCCCTCACGCGGACCATCAACAACTACGCGCAGCGGAACAACATCCTCAAGAAAGCCGACCCCACGCTGAGCGGAGACGACGTGCGCGAAGGACTCGTCGCCGTGCTCTCCGTCAAGGTCATGGAGCCCCAGTTCGAGGGGCAGACCAAGACGAAGCTGGGGAACAGCGAGGTGCGCGGGATCGTCGAGAGCCTCGTCAACGACCGGCTGGGGACGTGGCTGGAGGAGAACCCCGCGCCATCCCGGAAGATCATCGAGAAGGCGGTCCAGGCCTCCCGGGCGCGGGAGGCGGCGCGAAAGGCGCGGGATCTGACGCGCAAGAAGTCGGCGCTCGAGACCGGCATCCTGCCCGGGAAGCTGGCGGACTGCTCGATCACGGACCCGGAGATCGCGGAACTCTACCTGGTGGAGGGAGACAGCGCGGGCGGGAGCGCGAAGATGGGACGCGACCGCAACTACCAGGCCATCCTCCCACTGCGCGGGAAGATCCTCAACGTGGAGAAGGCGCGCATCGACAAGATCCTCTCGAACGAGGAGATCCGGGCGATGATCACGGCCATCGGAACCGGCATCGAGGGGGAGTTCGACCTCTCGCAGGCGCGGTACCGGAAGGTCGTGATCATGACGGACGCCGATGTGGACGGCGCCCATATCCGCACGCTGCTCCTGACCTTCTTCTTCCGGAAGATGAAGCAGCTCATCGAGGCCGGATACATCTACATCGCGCAGCCGCCGCTGTACCGCGTGTGGAAGGGGAAGACAGAGTTCTACTGCTACAACGAAGCGGAGCGCGTCGCCGCCCAGGCGAGGCTCGACAACGGCAAGGGGAACACCTCGCTGCAGCGCTACAAGGGGCTGGGCGAGATGAACGCCGATCAGCTGTGGCAGACCACGATGAACCCGGAGAAGCGCACGCTGCTCCAGGTGAGGATCGACGAAGCCGCGGAGGCGGACCGGCTCTTCGATACTCTCATGGGCGAGAACGTCGAGCCGCGCCGCGACTTCATCGAGCAGAATGCCCGCTACGTACGTAATCTCGACGTCTGA
- the glpK gene encoding glycerol kinase GlpK, whose amino-acid sequence MTAPALIAIDQGTTSTRAVAFDLEGTGVVSAQRELPQSYPRPGRVEHDPERIRDDAVGVAREVIEAAEAHGYQVAAIGITNQRETTVVWERASGRPIHPAIVWQDRRTAKECAALREAGHEGLIARRTGLRLDPYFSGTKLAWILDNVPGAREAAGKGELAFGTIDTWLLWCLTGGRVHATDASNASRTLLYDIDEGRWHPELLELLRVPAGVLPELRDSAGDFGETSEGLFGRKIPLRGVAGDQQAALFGQAAFEPGGMKFTYGTGAFALLNTGADRLASRHGLLTTVAWQLGGERTYALEGSIFVAGASVQWLRDGLGIISDAAETEALARSVDSTGGVVLVPAFVGLGGIHWDPEARAALLGMTRDSGRAEIARAALEAVAYQSRELIDAMQADGAPRPDALRVDGGFTRNDWAMQFLADILDLEIGRPVVTETTALGAAMLGGLGAGVFADLPEVAALWRHDCAWRPVMDAEMREALYSGWRRAVARVLTN is encoded by the coding sequence ATGACCGCACCCGCCTTGATCGCGATCGACCAGGGAACGACCTCCACGCGCGCCGTCGCGTTCGATCTCGAGGGGACGGGGGTCGTCAGCGCTCAGCGCGAGTTGCCTCAGAGTTACCCGAGGCCGGGGAGGGTGGAGCACGATCCCGAGCGCATCCGGGACGACGCGGTCGGGGTGGCGCGGGAGGTCATCGAGGCCGCCGAGGCGCACGGGTATCAGGTGGCGGCGATCGGCATCACCAACCAGCGCGAGACGACCGTGGTCTGGGAACGCGCGAGCGGCCGGCCGATTCACCCGGCCATCGTGTGGCAGGACCGGCGAACGGCGAAGGAATGTGCCGCACTTCGCGAGGCGGGGCACGAGGGGTTGATCGCGCGCCGCACCGGTTTGCGGCTCGATCCGTACTTCTCCGGCACGAAGCTGGCATGGATCCTCGACAACGTGCCGGGAGCGCGTGAGGCGGCCGGGAAGGGCGAACTGGCTTTCGGGACGATCGACACCTGGCTGCTCTGGTGCCTGACCGGAGGGCGCGTGCACGCGACGGATGCGTCGAACGCGTCGCGGACCCTCCTCTACGACATCGATGAGGGCCGGTGGCATCCGGAGCTGCTCGAACTGTTGCGTGTGCCCGCCGGAGTGTTGCCCGAGCTCCGCGATTCCGCCGGCGATTTCGGGGAAACGTCCGAGGGACTCTTCGGCCGCAAGATCCCGTTGCGGGGCGTTGCCGGCGACCAGCAGGCCGCGCTGTTCGGGCAGGCGGCGTTCGAGCCGGGTGGGATGAAGTTCACCTACGGGACGGGAGCCTTCGCGCTGCTGAACACGGGCGCGGACCGGCTCGCCTCGCGCCACGGCCTGCTCACGACGGTGGCCTGGCAACTCGGGGGAGAGCGCACGTACGCGCTCGAGGGCAGCATCTTCGTCGCGGGCGCATCGGTTCAGTGGCTGCGCGATGGACTGGGCATCATTTCCGACGCCGCGGAGACAGAAGCGCTCGCCCGCTCCGTGGATTCGACGGGTGGGGTCGTGCTGGTCCCCGCCTTCGTAGGGCTGGGCGGCATCCATTGGGATCCGGAAGCCCGCGCCGCTCTGCTGGGAATGACGCGCGACAGCGGGCGGGCCGAGATCGCGCGGGCGGCGCTCGAGGCGGTCGCCTACCAGTCACGCGAACTGATCGACGCGATGCAGGCCGACGGAGCCCCGCGACCGGATGCCTTGCGCGTGGATGGCGGGTTCACGCGAAACGACTGGGCGATGCAGTTTCTCGCCGACATCCTCGACCTCGAGATCGGGCGCCCGGTCGTGACGGAGACCACCGCGCTGGGGGCGGCGATGCTGGGCGGCCTGGGTGCCGGCGTATTCGCGGATCTGCCGGAGGTCGCGGCGCTGTGGCGCCACGACTGCGCGTGGCGGCCCGTCATGGACGCGGAGATGCGCGAAGCGCTCTATTCCGGGTGGCGGCGCGCGGTCGCCCGCGTGCTCACGAACTGA
- the thyX gene encoding FAD-dependent thymidylate synthase produces METTGRPTVPAAEEILGGYFPVLDHGFVALVDYMGSDADVEAAARVSYGAGTRRVSQTRGLVRYLRRHAHTTPSEMVEFKFHCSMPMFVARQWIRHRTASVNELSARYSLLPLLFYEPDHEQFAYQSRLNNQGREMDPAPGDLYRSAVDRWEQLRTEAADAYGWLLSEDVARELARIDLPLSTYTQWYWKIDLHNLLHFLRLRVDAHAQWEIQQYGRVMAGMLQRVAPLSYEAWVDYEVLGARLSAGELKVLRSLLRADAESESIRAEGVATKEDLKAAGLAPREIRELLDKLSAVERPDFTLDLSKMKSAEEMSGKMAKAVPEPTA; encoded by the coding sequence ATGGAAACCACCGGGAGACCGACCGTCCCTGCGGCCGAGGAGATCCTCGGCGGGTATTTCCCCGTACTCGACCACGGGTTCGTCGCGCTCGTCGACTACATGGGCTCAGACGCCGATGTAGAGGCGGCGGCTCGCGTCAGCTACGGGGCCGGCACGCGCCGCGTCAGCCAGACTCGCGGTCTCGTGCGGTATCTGCGGCGCCACGCGCACACGACGCCGAGCGAGATGGTCGAGTTCAAGTTTCACTGCTCCATGCCGATGTTTGTCGCGCGGCAGTGGATTCGACACCGCACGGCGTCCGTCAACGAGCTCAGCGCCCGCTACAGTCTCCTGCCTCTGCTGTTCTACGAACCGGACCACGAGCAGTTCGCCTATCAGAGCCGCCTGAACAATCAGGGCCGGGAGATGGATCCCGCCCCCGGTGACCTCTATCGCAGCGCGGTCGACCGCTGGGAGCAGCTGCGGACGGAAGCGGCCGATGCCTACGGCTGGCTGCTGTCCGAAGATGTCGCCCGGGAACTCGCGCGGATCGACCTCCCCCTCTCCACTTATACGCAGTGGTACTGGAAGATCGATCTGCACAACCTCCTCCACTTCCTTCGACTGCGCGTGGATGCGCATGCGCAGTGGGAAATCCAGCAGTACGGGCGGGTGATGGCCGGCATGCTCCAGCGGGTCGCGCCGCTGAGCTACGAGGCCTGGGTCGACTATGAAGTGTTGGGGGCGCGCCTGAGCGCGGGCGAACTCAAGGTTCTGCGGAGCCTGCTTCGCGCGGACGCCGAGTCGGAATCGATCCGCGCCGAAGGGGTCGCTACGAAGGAAGACCTCAAGGCGGCCGGTCTGGCGCCCCGCGAGATCCGCGAACTGCTGGACAAGCTCTCCGCCGTTGAACGGCCCGACTTCACGCTCGATCTCTCGAAGATGAAGAGCGCGGAGGAAATGTCCGGAAAGATGGCGAAGGCGGTGCCGGAACCCACCGCCTGA
- a CDS encoding Nramp family divalent metal transporter, whose amino-acid sequence MNEPGSGAMVPDAIAASDEEGRRYRAGIYQPLDESTVPDAPDTADFPRRGHGPPFKFVRRMSRVPRLRHVIGPSVIALGMGLGSGEFLLWPNLVAANGFSIWWLFWIGVVTQFVVIGEIERWTIATGESTFAGMARLDRLGFWPWLFLVATLVSFFWPGWASQSAEFVGQIIVISGGPQIQWQPMALLMLFFIWFGLAVSRIVYNVLERCEIALVAGFFPLLLITLLVVGLVPSHLLELVVGAGSFGSAPAELFTGDQFPTLILAVAYAGTGGTLLLAQSLWLRDKGFGMARFQGRIAGIRGRNEDISTTGFVFDTNDATQLGRFRGWMRIVHQELLVTFVLLTLLSVVITCMLVVTTLGTGNPELAGDLTTMVTLQGEAIERVGGLWLRVAFLLGGSFVIFSTQLAILDTVTRITGCIFYERFGYRTRFFTQKRTFLVFLTIFVLAAMGIITASWVGGEALDVLQPDFLLLIAGPFTMSSMFLFTLVVGYMNVRRLPAELGPPTWKRWSLLWAAILWGWFTAEQLSRTVMLVGGVDPQFQESLALHPVRIVFYALWIASLAWFAARTLPGRATRGA is encoded by the coding sequence TTGAACGAACCCGGATCCGGGGCGATGGTGCCGGACGCGATCGCCGCGAGCGACGAGGAGGGACGCCGGTACCGGGCCGGCATCTATCAACCGCTCGACGAGAGCACGGTACCGGACGCGCCGGACACCGCCGACTTCCCGCGGCGCGGCCACGGACCGCCCTTCAAGTTCGTCCGGCGCATGTCGCGGGTGCCTCGCCTCAGGCACGTCATCGGCCCCTCCGTCATCGCGCTCGGCATGGGCCTGGGCAGTGGCGAATTTCTACTCTGGCCCAACCTCGTCGCCGCGAACGGTTTCTCCATCTGGTGGCTCTTCTGGATCGGCGTTGTGACCCAGTTCGTCGTCATCGGAGAAATCGAACGCTGGACGATCGCGACCGGCGAGTCGACGTTCGCCGGCATGGCTCGGCTCGACCGGCTCGGGTTCTGGCCGTGGCTCTTCCTCGTCGCGACACTGGTGAGCTTCTTCTGGCCCGGCTGGGCCTCGCAGTCGGCGGAGTTCGTGGGCCAGATCATCGTGATCAGCGGCGGCCCGCAGATCCAGTGGCAGCCGATGGCGCTGCTCATGCTCTTCTTCATCTGGTTCGGGCTCGCGGTGTCCCGGATCGTCTACAACGTTCTGGAACGGTGCGAGATCGCGCTGGTGGCCGGGTTCTTCCCCCTGTTGCTCATCACGCTTCTGGTGGTCGGCCTCGTCCCGTCGCACCTGCTTGAACTGGTGGTCGGCGCCGGCTCCTTCGGTAGCGCCCCGGCTGAACTGTTCACGGGCGATCAGTTTCCGACGCTGATCCTCGCGGTGGCGTATGCGGGGACGGGGGGCACGCTGCTCCTCGCGCAGTCGCTCTGGCTGCGCGACAAGGGCTTCGGGATGGCGCGGTTCCAGGGACGGATCGCCGGCATCCGTGGACGCAATGAGGACATCAGCACGACCGGGTTCGTCTTCGACACGAACGATGCCACCCAACTCGGGCGTTTCAGAGGCTGGATGAGGATCGTCCACCAGGAACTGCTTGTCACGTTCGTGCTCCTGACGCTGCTGAGCGTCGTCATCACGTGCATGCTCGTCGTGACGACGCTCGGAACCGGGAACCCCGAGTTGGCCGGCGACCTGACCACCATGGTGACGCTTCAGGGCGAGGCGATCGAGCGCGTCGGCGGGTTGTGGCTTCGGGTCGCGTTCCTCCTGGGCGGATCCTTTGTCATCTTCTCGACGCAACTCGCGATCCTCGACACCGTCACGCGGATCACGGGCTGCATTTTCTACGAACGCTTCGGATACAGGACGCGCTTCTTCACCCAGAAGCGGACCTTCCTGGTGTTCCTGACGATCTTCGTGCTCGCGGCGATGGGGATCATCACCGCGTCCTGGGTAGGCGGCGAGGCGCTCGATGTGCTCCAGCCCGACTTCCTGCTCCTCATCGCCGGCCCCTTCACCATGTCGAGCATGTTCCTGTTCACGCTCGTCGTCGGCTACATGAATGTGCGCCGGCTGCCCGCCGAGTTGGGGCCGCCGACATGGAAGCGGTGGAGTCTTCTGTGGGCCGCGATACTGTGGGGATGGTTCACGGCCGAACAGCTGTCGCGGACGGTGATGCTGGTCGGAGGCGTGGACCCGCAGTTCCAGGAATCGCTGGCCCTGCACCCGGTTCGGATCGTTTTCTACGCGCTGTGGATTGCGTCGCTGGCATGGTTCGCGGCGCGCACGCTTCCGGGTCGGGCGACGCGAGGGGCGTGA